From the Aspergillus puulaauensis MK2 DNA, chromosome 1, nearly complete sequence genome, the window CTGCCACCAGTTCCCAGATGGCCAAGGACGTTGTCGAATTCCTCAACTGGTCTGCTGAGCCTGAGATGGACGACCGCAAGAAGATGGGATTCAAGGCCATCACTCTCCTCACCGGTCTCTTCGCCCTCAGCGTCTGGGTTAAGCGCTACAAGTGGTCTCCCATCAAGACACGGAAGATCGTGTACAGCCCTCCCGTCCCCCGGCGCTAGAAGGTTGCAAGTGGATTGTATAAAGTATGAAAAGTGAAGGATCCAGCGACGAATAGCGAGCCGTTATTAATTCGAACCTTGAACCTTCTCGTCAACCCATGTCGTTTACCAATCTTTCACCCGGCTTTCGATTCGATGGCCTCTCGTGTTTTGTTAGATGTTTTCCAGGACACCTGTATCTGTAccttagatatttattttccGTCTAAAACTTTGTGTGAAGAACAAATGTCACTATTTCCTTTGTTAGATCCTAGTATTATCTGCTCGTAAATCGACGCGCGTTCTAGCTATTAAATCGCATGCCTCAACAGAGCCAAATGGTAGGATGTCATAAGTAGTGGTATGTTTCTACCTTGTCTTCTACCTGTAATAATACCAAGATTTGTCTTTTGATGATTTATATACCCACTAAAAGTGCTCCTGGCACGGGACCAAGATTCACCGCTCAACAGTAttctcaccatcaccaaATATATGCACAAATGTATTATCATAACTGCTCCACATCCCGGTTGTCACGAAATCTCTAAATCGGCTAACCCATGCAGGGCTGCGGCCATCGGGACGGGCGAATATCCTCGACAGCTTTAGCGTCAAAAGCAGGAGGGGAGCCCACGTAAACACAAAAACAACCAAACCTATCCTTTGTCGCACCGAGGTGATGTGGTATGGTTGAACTTGAGCTAGGTACTCCCGATACGCTGAAGGGAGGTTGTGCTCTGCTGCACCGGTGGTGATGAGCTTGAGATAGCGCGCGGATGGTTGCGCGCGGCGCGATTCCAGTGAGGCGCTGGTGATCGAGTTTATCTGAAATTGCATCGTCTCTTTCATTGCGACTGGAGAAAGTAGGGTATGTGCTTTCACGGGTTGTGTGTCTGGGCACTCGGGGATTGGGTCGGCCGGGTCATAAGTCTTGGGGAACGGGTAGCATGTTATTATGATGTCTTTGTAGCCGCTACCGCCTCCCTCTGTGGCTATGATTTTTGCGTAGTCGGTTAGGGTGACTTCGTAGACGACGCCGATAAGAGGGCCTTTGTAACGGTCCTGATCACGGTCTTGGCCTTGTAGGAGAGTGTGTTTTTCTGATGCGTCTGGGAGGTCGCtgatctcatcctccgatGGGCTGCGCCGGAAGTGTGTCCCTGCGAAGCAAGGTTCTATGTAAGGAACACCCGGGAGGTCAAATGTTAATCGAAGCTCTGGCACGACGACGTTGAGCTGGGAAAGGGGTTTGATGCCACGCATCCCCAGGAAGGTCTCGGAGGCGAGATTAGATCCGTAGGCTAGGTATAGGGCGGTCTTTTGATCGGACAGGGCGCTGTCATCGCCATAATTGTGCGCGGACGAAAGCTTCCCTGGAAGGTATTCGTCCTGATCGAGAGATTGCGCTGAGATCGAAGCTCGTTGTCGAGTGGTTGTGGTCTCAGGAAGACCGCGAATTGCTGAGACATCGTGCCGACTATGTGGGAGGAGATCTTCTTTCAGTTGCTCGAGGGTGAacgatggggaggttgaCAAGGGAGCAGCCTCATCGGCTTCAACCTCCCGCTGACTTTCGCACTGTTCTTTGTGCATTTGGGAGGAGTTACTACGAAAGTAACGACGAGTGAATCAATGACCGAGCCCAAACTCCGCGAGAAAGGCCAAGGCGTCTGATATAGACCTTCATCCTGGACCGGAACGGGGTTGGCAAGGATCCCGCAGTGACAGATCGAAGAGAGTCTTCCGGAACGTCATTGGGTGTCGGCGTCAGGGACAATGCAAGACTCCGACGGGTCTCGGAACAATTGGCTAGCGAGTCGTCGGGGCGGAGGCTGGTTATCCCGGCCAGACCGCTGCTCAAGGTAAACAACATCATTTAGCATATCATGGTCGGTTTTGGCGACTTGAAGTTGCGCGTATGGAGTTTACTCCAGATTTCAATCTCAGCGGCTCGTGCATGGTTCAGCTCCATGTTCCTGGGTCAGAAGTGCCAATCACACGGGGTCGGGCCCCATACACGATGGCGCGATCCCGCCTGCGACAGGAGTCATCTACAATGTAAATCACTGGtcatccagcagccaccACGCATTGTCGCCATCAGTGATTTCAACCATGACTCTGTTGGATACCAGGAAATATATCTTTGGCTATCAACCGGGTTGGACTCGGGTAACACACCCTACGGTACTGTGTCAGTGATGGCTAATTCAGGCGTATGCTCTGGACATCTCTTACGGACTGGAGTATTTGGACCTTGCGTAAGCATTATGGTATATGCCCGCTTTAAAGCCAAAATGTTTGCAATATAACATAGCATCTTTCAGACCCCGAGGGCAGGGTATGCTGAAGTATTGCTTGTTCGTCAATCGCTATAATTGCCAGCGTGGGCACCTTGCATAGTTAAGGGCTTCCTGAAAGCATTCCTTACCGATGCACCCTTTAACGCTCCATAGCTTGATTGCTGAAGAAAATTTAATCATGACTTCAGTTGGTGTGTCGCCCTGGCATCATGTGATGGCagccttccttcttttccggGGGTTCGTTTGAACCAGAGTGATTGAGCTCTTTTCCACTGTGTCTCCCCACGTTTTCTTGAAATATTTGGTCGCAATGCCAACTCTACGGTCGGAGGCGGCTCATGGTGCCAGTCTATCGGACTGCATTGAAACGTTATCTTCACTTTTAGAACATGCACTCAGGGAAGGCAAGGCAGATGGAGACTCTCTTCCCGGTCCTCATTACTCTTGCTTGCTCCCTGAGCCCCCTCTCTTTGCCTTCTCAGCTCCTTTGCTCAAAGTGCTGCTAGATGACGACTCTTTCATTTCTCCAAGTACTGGCCATCTATTTTCTTTCATCAATCAGCACAAAGATAGGATAGACCTCGCCTTGGAGTCGATTTCACTGAAATGTCTTTCCATATATCTACTTAGGTCGTCTGCAGATGATGGCTATGAACTTGGGCTACGCCTATTGATGGTATGAAGTCCACGCTTAACAATCAGTTACTGTTCTTCTGATTCGGCTTCTTTAGGACGAACCGGTGTATATTACTGACTCCGACTCATTGCGATTCCCTTTAAAATCCCACGAGTTGGGCGATCTTTTGCAACTAGCAGAGTTGAGCTTAGTCCAGAAAACCTACAAAATATTCACAAATGAGACGGCAGATATACGGATCCGGAGGATGGTATGATTTTGGAAAACCAAAATAACAAACACGTAACTGACAGAACGGAGGCCGGAAAGGTTCTGGCGGAGATAGTGTACGATTGTCCGGACCGATACCGCCTGTGGCTTGAAAATCTGAACAGGAATGACCTCAGGTACTTCGATCACT encodes:
- a CDS encoding uncharacterized protein (COG:S;~EggNog:ENOG410PNER;~InterPro:IPR017939;~TransMembrane:1 (o312-331i);~go_function: GO:0003839 - gamma-glutamylcyclotransferase activity [Evidence IEA]) is translated as MHKEQCESQREVEADEAAPLSTSPSFTLEQLKEDLLPHSRHDVSAIRGLPETTTTRQRASISAQSLDQDEYLPGKLSSAHNYGDDSALSDQKTALYLAYGSNLASETFLGMRGIKPLSQLNVVVPELRLTFDLPGVPYIEPCFAGTHFRRSPSEDEISDLPDASEKHTLLQGQDRDQDRYKGPLIGVVYEVTLTDYAKIIATEGGGSGYKDIIITCYPFPKTYDPADPIPECPDTQPVKAHTLLSPVAMKETMQFQINSITSASLESRRAQPSARYLKLITTGAAEHNLPSAYREYLAQVQPYHITSVRQRIGLVVFVFTWAPLLLLTLKLSRIFARPDGRSPAWVSRFRDFVTTGMWSSYDNTFVHIFGDGENTVER